Proteins co-encoded in one Dryobates pubescens isolate bDryPub1 chromosome 4, bDryPub1.pri, whole genome shotgun sequence genomic window:
- the POLR3K gene encoding DNA-directed RNA polymerase III subunit RPC10 has translation MLLFCPACGNVLVAEEGPRCHRFACTTCPYVRNVTRKVTSRKYPRLKEVDDVLGGAAAWENVDSTAEPCPKCEHPRAYFMQIQTRSADEPMTTFYKCCNAQCGHRWRD, from the exons ATGCTGCTCTTCTGCCCGGCCTGCGGCAACGTGCTGGTGGCCGAGGAGGGGCCGCGCTGCCACCGCTTCGCCTGCACCACCTGCCCCTACGTGCGCAACGTGACGCGGAAG GTGACGAGCCGGAAGTACCCGCGGCTGAAGGAGGTGGACGATGTGCTGGGCGGCGCCGCGGCCTGGGAGAACGTGGACTCCACGGCAG AGCCCTGCCCCAAGTGCGAGCACCCCAGAGCCTACTTCATGCAGATCCAGACGCGCTCGGCCGACGAGCCCATGACCACCTTCTACAAGTGCTGCAACGCGCAGTGCGGGCACCGCTGGCGGGACTGA
- the SNRNP25 gene encoding U11/U12 small nuclear ribonucleoprotein 25 kDa protein: protein MAAEAEEELAHAEVLELFQEALARLVQDPLLCDLPPQVTAEEIGSQVALEYGQAMTVRVCKADGEIMPVVVVQNASVLDLKKALRRHVQLRQTRQGGVQHLSWKYIWRTYHLTFAGEKLADDRKKLREYGIRNRDEVSFIKKLRK from the exons ATGGCGGCGGAGGCCGAGGAGGAGCTGGCGCACGccgaggtgctggagctcttcCAGGAGGCGCTGGCGCGGCTGGTGCAGGACCCGCTGCTCTGCGACCTCCCGCCGCAG GTGACGGCGGAGGAGATCGGCTCGCAGGTGGCGCTGGAGTACGGGCAGGCCATGACCGTGCGCGTCTGCAAGGCGGACGGCGAGATCATGC CCGTGGTGGTGGTGCAGAACGCCTCGGTGCTGGATCTGAAGAAGGCGCTGCGGCGGCACGTCCAGCTGCGGCAGACACGGCAGGGCGGCGTGCAGCACCTCAGCTG GAAGTACATCTGGAGGACGTACCACTTAACCTTCGCCGGCGAGAAACTGGCAGATGACAGGAAGAAGCTGAGAGA GTACGGCATCAGAAACCGGGACGAGGTCAGCTTCATAAAGAAGCTTCGCAAGTAA